Proteins from one Cryptomeria japonica chromosome 4, Sugi_1.0, whole genome shotgun sequence genomic window:
- the LOC131874904 gene encoding uncharacterized protein LOC131874904 translates to MRLTSWNVRGLSAPDKKCLVKRTLAKLDSKVFVLQETKLNKDKVLEFIKYCYKWEGIFKDARGSTRGLGIMWNASKVDVHPIASFDHWMACIIVCKQSNISYPLFNIYGPSRMKKKLKVWNEVFNQASQLDSGKVIADVDFNAHLDINEKVGGLRKPTKVMEDFWEFVSNCKLVDILPKNGRFTWINRRLNFANISERHDRFLVGEWWINGDYSLESEIVPQVGLDHLPLSLSIAQEMRNQKNYFIFQIMWWRDEAFLDNLKIWWQEGNIYSSSPSFKFTKRIQYLKNRIKDWNKNSFKNIFAEKSRIEKKLEEISSKVMQFGMTNEEFELEKELKTQYLEILKREELYWKDKSRELCIFEGDLNTKCFHASSKARRINNRICSIKDKNGKLKNSDTELERIALEYFEEIMGSSKEGNSGTPSIIEEVIDPPISSSDSDMLVAPYSLEEIKKVTFALHPHKAPGPDGITTKLFQKGWEFMQKDIWTMVEEFRKKHKFVKEMNHTR, encoded by the coding sequence ATGAGGCTTacttcatggaatgtcaggggcctttCGGCTCCTGACAAAAAATGTCTGGTCAAGAGAACCTTGGCCAAGCTAGACTCAAAAGTTTTTGTTCTACAGGAGACTAAATTGAATAAGGATAAGGtgcttgaattcatcaaatatTGTTATAAATGGGAAGGTATATTCAAGGATGCGAGAGGTTCAACCAGGGGCTTGGGAATCATGTGGAATGCCTCCAAAGTAGATGTACACCCCATTGCTTCCTTTGATCACTGGATGGCGTGCATTATTGTTTGTAAGCAGTCCAATATATCATATCCTCTGTTTAACATCTACGGCCCCAGCAGAatgaagaaaaaactaaaagtTTGGAATGAGGTCTTCAATCAAGCAAGCCAATTGGATAGTGGTAAGGTCATCGCTGATGTGGACTTCAATGCTCACTTAGACATTAATGAGAAGGTGGGAGGTCTTCGAAAGCCCACAAAAGTgatggaagatttttgggaatttgTATCTAATTGCAAATTGGTGGATATCTTACCAAAGAATGGCAGATTCACTTGGATCAACAGAAGACTGAATTTTGCAAATATATCAGAAAGGCATGATCGCTTCCTAGTGGGGGAGTGGTGGATCAATGGTGATTACTCTTTAGAATCCGAAATAGTGCCTCAAGTTGGATTAGACCATCTACCATTGTCTTTATCCATAGCACAGGAAATGCgaaatcaaaagaactattttatATTTCAAATCATGTGGTGGCGGGATGAAGCATTCCTTGACAATCTGAAAATTTGGTGGCAAGAAGGCAATATATACTCTAGTTCCCCTAGCTTTAAGTTTACCAAGAGAATTCAGTATCTGAAAAATAGGATTAAGGACTGGAATAAGAactcattcaaaaatatctttgctgAGAAAAGTAGAATCGAGAAAAAGTTGGAAGAAATAAGCAGTAAGGTAATGCAATTTGGCATGACCAATGAGGAGTTCGAACTTGAGAAGGAACTAAAAACACAATACTTGGAAATTCTAAAAAGGGAAGAACTTTATTGGAAGGACAAATCTAGGGAACTTTGTATTTTTGAGGGGGATCTCAATACAAAATGTTTTCATGCATCGTCAAAAGCTAGAAGGATCAACAATAGAATTTGCTCAATCAAGGATAAGAATGGGAAATTAAAAAACTCAGATACTGAGTTGGAAAGAATTGCTCTTGAATactttgaagaaattatgggtagCTCTAAGGAAGGAAATTCGGGCACCCCTTCAATCATAGAGGAGGTCATTGACCCCCCGATCTCCAGTTCTGACAGCGACATGCTCGTGGCCCCTTATTCTTTGGAGGAAATAAAAAAGGTCACCTTTGCACTTCACCCACACAAGGCACCTGGACCGGATGGAATCACAACTAAACTCTTTCAAAAAGGCTGGGAGTTCATGCAAAAGGACATATGGACTATGGTGGAAGAATTTCGGAAAAAACACAAGTTTGTAAAAGAAATGAATCATACccgatag